In the Leptospira barantonii genome, CTTACATCATCCCTATGAAAGACGACGAAGGTAACGAACTTACGATCGACGAAGCTGTCGGTCTCCGTGAAGGTCTGGTGGAAAACCCGACTCGTATGGGACGCGCAATGCTTATGTTCGATAACCCTGCGATGAAGTTCGAAGAATTCAAAACCAAGTATGCAAAGGATCTTAAAAAATCCCACGGACCTACGGTTTCCATCTTCAACGCAAGTCCTCGTTCCGATGGAGCGGCGGGTGTGATCATCACGACCGTTGAAAAAGCGAAAGAGCTCGGTCTTACGATCGAAGCTGTCGTTTCCGGATGGAACATGAAAGGTGTTCATCCTAACAACATGGGAATCGGACAAGCGGCGGCTACCGAAGCTCTCTTAAACGACGTAGGAATCAAAATGCAAGATGTGGACTACGTTGAAATCCACGAAGCTTTTGCCGCGACTGCGGTTGGCGCTCTCGAGCAAATCAAAATGGATACCGGTTGGGATTGGGAAAAATCCTTCGACGCAAAGAAAGTAAACCCGAACGGCGGCTCTATCGCGATCGGTCACCCTTTCGGAGCGACCGGAATCCGTTTGATCGCAAACGCGATCATGGACTTGAAAGAAGATCCTTCTGCTAACAAGGTCATGATTACCGCTTGTGCTCACGGTGGTATCGCAGGATCTATGTTGATCGAAAGATACAAAGGTTAATTAGAACTTTAGATTTTTCTAAAGTGATAATCGACTCCATTCTTCCGCAAGGAAGAATGGAAATTAAAAAAGCCCCGATTGATTCGGGGCTTTTTCTTTTACGGGAGAATGTTTCGTTCTCGCCGTTTTATATTGTTCTTTATTCTTTATTATGGATCGTTTAACGATTATTGTTCGACGCAGAGAAGTTTTTGAGGAGCCGAATCACAAGCAGGAACCGTGCTTCCTTTTAATGCGACAGTTGCCGCGTTTGCTTGTCCCGCATTTCCATTGTTACCGAATGCGTTGCTCTGCCAGTTTCCACAAGTGGCGCCTGCGGCCGCAGACCAATCCGTCGTGGTTGCGACAAAGCCGGACCAAAACGAAGCCGCCGTGGCTTGTATCGGATTGCTTACGGTTGAAATCAATCCGTTCGCGTCGGTCGTAAACACCTTTGTGGCTTGATCGACTCGGTAATAATCCTTACTTGCTTGCAAGATCCAGTTCTTCGCTCCCGTGGTCGGGTTACTCGGGCACACTGCGCCGTCGTTAATACACGCATATCTTCTTCCCAAACCGCCCGAGTCTCCGGTGATAAAAGCCTTATACGTCCCGGAGGAAGGTTTGTTCGCATCCGTGGAACATTTCGTATCAGCTCCGTTGATTCCACCGAGGTTTCCGTCATAGGAGGTTGCGGTTACGAAAACTCGAAGTTTCGAATCGCTCGATCCGCCGGCCGCGCTATTTTGAGCGACTAACAGGACCAAAGCGGCGATCACAACGTTGTTGTCATCGTTCGATGACTTACATTGGATAGTCAGAAAGGATAGTATAACAAGAATTAAAGAGAAACACGTTAGATGTGATTTCAAGGTTGATTTCATACCGCAAATAAATTATAAAATCAAAAAGAATGTCAATTCAAAATATAATAAGAATATTAATATTTATAATTCACTTCTATTTTAACCGGAATACAAGCGATCCGCTCCTTTCTGTTGCAGTTCCTACATTCTAGGAAACGATGTTCAGCCGGATTCTCATTTGAATGTAGGAACTCCTAGTTTCTTTCAAATATAGAATCATCATTCTACTCAACTGCCATAGGGACAGAGAATCAAGGGATCCATTCCATTCTTTGCTTAAAATATGAGCTATATTGCGAAATCAATTCGCAGATTTAAAAAGACAAAACGCCCTTCATCCACTTTATCATTTCGCATTAACCGATTTTGGTCGGAGCATTTTTCTTCTTGCGCATTCGATCGAAGCAAGGATGGTATTGGCCATGCAGAATGTTTTACTTCAACCGGAAAAAGGAATCTTCTTACAATCGGTAACATCGACAAACACAGTCATCAAAAGCAAAGAGTTCCCGCACGGAACTTGGATCGTCGCGGAGGAACAAACCGCGGGAAGAGGAAGAAAGGATAGAACCTGGGAAGTATTCGGAGAAGAATCTCTGATCTTTTCCGGAAAAATCGGTCTCGAAAATTTCGACGGAGGACCGGGACTTTCTCTGTTTATCGGAACGGCTCTTTGTAAGGCGATTCTTTCCGTTTATCCCGAACTTACACGGGACATTAAGATCAAATGGCCGAACGATTTATACAGAGGAAAGAAAAAGGTTGCAGGAATTCTAATAGAGTCGGAGATCGAAGGTCCGTCCATCACTCTAATCATAGGAATCGGATTGAACTTATTCGGAAACGTAGAGTCGATTCCTTCTCATCTCACGGACGCGGGGTTCTTAAATACGAACCCGGATCGAGCGGGCAAAAAAAACGAGATCTTGGAAAAGCTGATTCCGTTTTTAAACGAAGCGATTCTTCTTTGGAAAGATTCGGACGGCAGAAAAAAAGAGCTGATTTTGTTAAACGAACTCCTTCTTTGGAAGGGTCAGTCCGTAAGTTATACGGAAAACGGACAACTCTTGACAGGCGTGTTGGAAGGATTGGGCGAAAACGGCTCCCTAATTCTAAAAACTCCTTCCGGAACCCGACTGGATTTCATTGACAGCCCGGAGGATTTCCATTCTCTAAACTAAAATGCTCTTAGTAGTCGACGTAGGCAATACGAACACGGTCTTCGGAATTTTCGAAAACGGAAAGACCACTCCCCTCTTTCACAAACGAACCGTTACCCGAAAAGATAGAACGTCCGACGAACTCGGACTGTTCTTCAAGGGATTCTTAAGAGAATTTAAAATCGAAAACGAAGCGATCACGGGCGGAATTTATTCCAGTGTCGTTCCTACTTTGAACCCGATCTTGGATAGAATGTTCGTGGATTGGTTTAAGATCGAAGCCGTTCGCGTTCACTATCAGATGAATCTTCCTTTTTCGATCGCTTATCCAAGACCCTATGAAATCGGAGCGGATCGTCTCGTAAACGCGGCGGCATCCGTGATCGATTCTCCCGGAAAATCCATCATCATCGACTTGGGAACCGCGACCACATTTTGTGTGGTCAGCGAAAAACCCGAATATCTCGGAGGAGTAATCGCGCCCGGTTTGAAAGTTTCAATGGACGCGTTGACTCGAAACACTTCTCAACTTCCGCCGATCGTTTTTCAATCTCCGGAAAAAATCTTAGGCGATTCGACGATCGAATCGATTCAAGCCGGATTCTTTTTTGGTTGGATCGGTCTTTTGGAAGGAATCATTCGCGAAATCAAAAAGGACAAAGGCAACGATTACAGAGTGATCGGAACCGGCGGTTTGGTCACGGTAATCGACGCGGCTCATCCGGGAATCTTCGATAGAATCGATCCGCTTTTGACTCTACGCGGTCTACAAATCCTTCATGAGATGAATAAATAAGTTCAAAACAAATGTTCGACTTTCTCAAACGTCAACCGTCCGTTCCGATTACGGACGAGGTTTGGATTTCACAAAATTCTAAATTAGAAAAATGTAAAAGACTTCTTCGTAAAAACGATTCTTACCTGTTCGTTTTTTGGTTCGAGGATTCGTTGGAGAACTTTCAAACCGCTCTTGATTTAGGGAAGAATTCTCCGAACCTCGCCTACGCGCACGAACTTTCCGTCGTCGATCTCGCGAGCCGAACTCCGATCTTCTGCGAACATCATCCTCTTCGTAAAACGGAACAGGATCTTTTTCTTTCCCTGAAGTTCAAAGAGGTTACTGTTTTTTCCTCACTCGACGAACCCTTGTTCCAAAAATTCGGAGGAGAGAAAGTCGCCGAGCTGATGAAACAACTCGGGGTCGCCGGAAATTCGATTTCTCATTCTTGGGTTACCGCTTCGATTCGGCGCGCACAAGAAAAAATTGCGGCGAAAATTTCGATCGAACAAAGAACGCGATCCTCCCAAGAAGAATGGTTTTCCTTAAACCTTCCGGGTTGAGTTCGAATCTAATCAAAGTTCGCTCGGATTCCAAATGTCGCTTAACAAAAAAATTCCGGAGTGGTTTTGATGAATCGAAAATTGTTTTTGATTTCGGCCGCGTGCGTCTGCGTTTGTGTTTTTTTGTTCACGGGTTGTGATTCGAACGGAACCTACTACAGGGCGATCACAAACGTTTATCCGAATACAAAAACCAACGATATTTTCCCCGTAAAAAAAGTCCCCACCTCTCCTCCCGTTTCAAATCTTCCCGAAAACAAAGAATTCACTTTTCCTAATATTCTTAGCTTCCAAACGATGAAAGGACAAGAATCTTCCACCTTGGAGGATCTATTTCAACGTACAAAAACCGACGCTTTAATCGTCGTCAAAGACGGCAAGGTGGTTCTCGAAAAATACGGAAAGAACTCCGAAAGAAACTCGGTTCATTCGGTATTCTCGGTTTCCAAGTCGATCCTATCGACGTTGATCGGAATCGCGATCGAAGAAGGTAAAATCAAAAGCGTCGACGATCCGGTAATCACATATATACCCGAATTAAAAAACAAGGGACTGGATTCTTTGAAGATTCGCGACTTGATGCTTATGTCTTCGGGGATCGACTATCAAAGAATCGAAGATACTTTCTTTCTGTTCATTCCATTCTCACCCGATATTCAAACGTTTTACGGAAATGATTTGAGAGGAATCGTTCCAACGCTAAAGGCCGGTAAAAATCCGATCGGAGATTCCTTCAACTACAATGACTATTATCCGATTTTGGAAGGAATCATTTTAGAACGCACAACGAACATGAACGTTTCCTTATATACTCAGAAAAAAATTTGGGAACCCATGGGAATGGAGTTCGATTCCTTTTGGACGTTGGACAGCGTTGAAAAAGGTTTCGAAAGAACCCTCGTCGGCTTCAAAGCAAGCGCGGTCGACCTTGCGCGTTTCGGTCTTTTGTTTTTAAATCGCGGAAATTGGAACGGCAAAAAAATTCTTTCCGAACATTGGATCAGAGAAGCGACCTCTCCAAATCCGAAAGATACAAGAGAATGGAAGGTCTTTCCGTTTTGGCCGAGACTAGGCGGTTATTATAAATACCACTGGTGGGGTTTAAAAAATCCGGATCAATCCTATGATTTTATGGCTCGAGGCAATCTGGGTCAGTTGATCTACGTTTCTCCGGCGACGAATACTGTAATCGTTCGCCTGGGAAGCGAGCCGGATCAAAACTATCAATGGCCTTTTATTGCAAGATCGATCTCGCAAGCAATCCGTTGATTTTGTTAAGCGAAGTTCAAACAAAAAGAAGGCGCCTTTAGAACGCCTTCTTTTCCTTTAACCAAGAAAGAATTTCACGATCGAAAACTCCCGGTTCTTCGAGCTGAGGTGTATGTCCACTCTTCTCGAAATAGCGCAGGGTAATATCTTTAAAAAGCGGTAAGACCGATTCCCAAAGATGAGCGGGAGGCATCAGATAATCGTATTTTCCCAAGGCGAGATAAACGGGCACTTCGATCCGATCGAGTCCCGGTTTGATATCGATGTCCCGAAAAATTTCTCCCCAAACATGATCGAAGAAGGCGGTGTTCACCGGAATATCCTTCCATAGCCAGGAAGAATCATATTTGAAATCGTACCAACTTCTCGCACCCGCATACACATTAAATAATTTGAATGCGTTTTGCGGATCTTTCGAAATCGCTTCTCCAAGTTTGGACATACGTTCTTCGAAATATTCTTTACGATCCGCGGAGGCATTCTCCTGAAAATAGGATTCGATCAATTCGTGACTTTTTTTAGAAAGATCGGGAGCCGTACACATCAGGATCAGATGGGATACGTTTTGCGGATATTTTTTTGTATATTCCAAAGCCATATAGCCGTGACCGGAATGTCCGAGTAAAATCATCTGCTTCAAACCGAGTTCTTTTCGAATTCGTTCCATGTCTTCCAAAATGATATCCAGGGAAAAATCATTCTTATTCGAAGAAGAACTTCCTTCGGCATAACCCCGATGATCCGCAAAAATCATTCTGCAAGAATTGCGGAGGTTTTGAGAAAAACTTCGATCGTAATAAAGCGCGCTTCCGATTACGAAAAGATCCGGACCTTGTCCTTCGGCGATATATTGAAGATTCCATTCTTTGGATTTTACAAAACCTTCGATTCGATTCTGGTTCACGTTTCAACCTCCGGTGTTTCGAATTTACCAATTTTTAGAAAGCTACTTTCTTGAAAATATTTTTACAATAAGACACGTTAACCGTTCATTCTAAATTCGGCGACTTCGTAAAGATTACTTTATAAAGATGGGAACCGATTCCGTTCAAAGAAAATCGATATCGATTGTTATCCGTATGGAACGCTTTTGAAAAACCGGGTTGACATCCGATTTTTCGAACCCGAAGATCAAATTCGATTCGGAGGAAATTATGAGAACTCTTTTGATTTTGGTAACGGGTTTTTGTTTAAGCGGCATTTTAATCGGGAAGGAGAAAACGGTGATCAAATCCAAAAACAGAATTCCGAATCGGCTCATCGATTACAAAACGTTTCAAAATACGGTCAATTCCTCCTCGGAAGAAAGAGAGGCCAAACGCCTTACGGAAGAGGATTTTTTAAAGATGATCGAAAACGAAGACGTCGTTCTTTTGGATGCGCGTTCCGAATCCCGTTACAAACTCAGACATATTCGAGGTGCGGTCAGTCTTCCGTTTACGGAGTTCACGAAAGAATCCCTCGCTCACGTAATTCCGAATTTACATTCTAAAGTTCTAATATACTGCAATAACAATTTCACCGGAAGTCCGCAAGCCTTTGCCGCAAAAGCTCCCGCCGCGTCTTTAAATCTTTCCACCTTCGTTTCGCTCAAAGCGTACGGTTATCAGAATGTCTACGAACTCGGTCCGCTTTTGGACGTCAAAACGACAAAGATTCCTTTCGAGGGAAGCGAAGTAGAGTAATCCAGTTTTTTTTAATCGTTCGTTGTCGGAGATACGACGACTAACGAATCCGAGTCCCGAGCAAAGGGCTGAAACTCATCGAAAGCCCAACGTAGGCGGCCGCGACCGCGTCCCAAGAATCGTCATGACCTTTCAAAAGATCCACGTTCAAAAGAATCTTCAACGCTTGACGAATCTGTTTTTTGTCTGCGGTCCCGCTCCCCGTTGTTCCTTTTTTGATTTGAGAAACGGTAGGTTCTAAAATTCGAATATTCAATTCTGCTAAAGTAAGCAAAAGAACGCCTCGGGATTCGAACACACGCGACGCGGTTTTTTTATTCTTCGCAAAAAACATTTCCTCAACCGAAGCGATCGAAGGTTTGTATTCTTCCAATATATCCGCAAGACCTTTGCGAAGGATCAAAAGATTATCGGGACTCGGAGTTCCCGAAGGAACCTCGACGGTTCCGTATGTAAGAATTCGGATCTTAGAAGAAGCTTTTTCCAAAACCGCATAACCGGCCCTATGCGAACCCGGATCGATCCCGATAATTCTCAAGTTAAAAACTCCGGAAAGAAAATAGGATAAAAGAAAGGCGGGAAGATCCGTTTCTCCCTTTCCGAAGAAGGAAGGGAGAAACGATGGAAGGATTTTTTAGAGGATCACTCAAATTCTTTTTCGAGCGACGCCGCCAATTCGAAGTTGGAAGTAACGGAAGTAACGTCGTCGTGTCCGTCGAGTTGATCGATCAACTTCATTATCTTTTCTGCAACTTCCTTGTCCGCAATTTCCGAACTGACCAAAGCGATATACCGAATTTCGGATTCTTCCGCTTTGAGTCCCTTTTCGTTCAATGCGTGAAGAACGGTTTCATAATCGTCGGGAGCGGTGATGACTCTGTAAACTTCTCCCTCGTTGATCACGTCCTCAGCTCCGGCTCCGACCGCGAGATCGACGAGTTCGTCTTCTCCGATCTGAGCGGATTCCAAAACGATCACTCCCTTCTTTTCAAAAAGTCTGCTCACCGATCCGGAAGTTGCGAGAGAACCTCCCAACTTGGTGAGAATACTTTTGACCTCGGGAGTTGTTCTCGATTTTTTATCGGTAACCGCCGATACCATGATCGCGATTCCGCCGGGTCCGAAACATTCGTAGAGACACTCTTCGTAAGTGACTCCTTCCAAATCTCCCGTTCCCTTTTTGATTGCCCTTTCTATATTGTCTTTGGGCATGTTCACTGACTTGGCTTTCAGTACCGCGAGTCTAAGTCTCGGATTTCCTTCCGGATCTCCTCCTCCCATCTTTGCGGCTACTGTGATTTCT is a window encoding:
- a CDS encoding thiolase family protein, whose translation is MKLAKPLAICTPRRTPFAQIAKALGPYPGHHLGKIVAEDILAKSKLKPSQIDGVVVGEGFSNAPNSARVIANLVGMRDEIACITVANNCVSGMEAVAEAARRIVLGEGEVFLAIGEESQTSMPFIVKNARLNKKAGSLDKLKKLLPDNLPEGVELRDTLEDGLGDGETSYGMQVTAEIVAQNYALSREIQDKLAFESFKRALEASKAGKYAPYIIPMKDDEGNELTIDEAVGLREGLVENPTRMGRAMLMFDNPAMKFEEFKTKYAKDLKKSHGPTVSIFNASPRSDGAAGVIITTVEKAKELGLTIEAVVSGWNMKGVHPNNMGIGQAAATEALLNDVGIKMQDVDYVEIHEAFAATAVGALEQIKMDTGWDWEKSFDAKKVNPNGGSIAIGHPFGATGIRLIANAIMDLKEDPSANKVMITACAHGGIAGSMLIERYKG
- a CDS encoding DUF1554 domain-containing protein is translated as MIAALVLLVAQNSAAGGSSDSKLRVFVTATSYDGNLGGINGADTKCSTDANKPSSGTYKAFITGDSGGLGRRYACINDGAVCPSNPTTGAKNWILQASKDYYRVDQATKVFTTDANGLISTVSNPIQATAASFWSGFVATTTDWSAAAGATCGNWQSNAFGNNGNAGQANAATVALKGSTVPACDSAPQKLLCVEQ
- a CDS encoding biotin--[acetyl-CoA-carboxylase] ligase, which translates into the protein MQNVLLQPEKGIFLQSVTSTNTVIKSKEFPHGTWIVAEEQTAGRGRKDRTWEVFGEESLIFSGKIGLENFDGGPGLSLFIGTALCKAILSVYPELTRDIKIKWPNDLYRGKKKVAGILIESEIEGPSITLIIGIGLNLFGNVESIPSHLTDAGFLNTNPDRAGKKNEILEKLIPFLNEAILLWKDSDGRKKELILLNELLLWKGQSVSYTENGQLLTGVLEGLGENGSLILKTPSGTRLDFIDSPEDFHSLN
- a CDS encoding type III pantothenate kinase, with product MLLVVDVGNTNTVFGIFENGKTTPLFHKRTVTRKDRTSDELGLFFKGFLREFKIENEAITGGIYSSVVPTLNPILDRMFVDWFKIEAVRVHYQMNLPFSIAYPRPYEIGADRLVNAAASVIDSPGKSIIIDLGTATTFCVVSEKPEYLGGVIAPGLKVSMDALTRNTSQLPPIVFQSPEKILGDSTIESIQAGFFFGWIGLLEGIIREIKKDKGNDYRVIGTGGLVTVIDAAHPGIFDRIDPLLTLRGLQILHEMNK
- a CDS encoding serine hydrolase domain-containing protein, with the protein product MNRKLFLISAACVCVCVFLFTGCDSNGTYYRAITNVYPNTKTNDIFPVKKVPTSPPVSNLPENKEFTFPNILSFQTMKGQESSTLEDLFQRTKTDALIVVKDGKVVLEKYGKNSERNSVHSVFSVSKSILSTLIGIAIEEGKIKSVDDPVITYIPELKNKGLDSLKIRDLMLMSSGIDYQRIEDTFFLFIPFSPDIQTFYGNDLRGIVPTLKAGKNPIGDSFNYNDYYPILEGIILERTTNMNVSLYTQKKIWEPMGMEFDSFWTLDSVEKGFERTLVGFKASAVDLARFGLLFLNRGNWNGKKILSEHWIREATSPNPKDTREWKVFPFWPRLGGYYKYHWWGLKNPDQSYDFMARGNLGQLIYVSPATNTVIVRLGSEPDQNYQWPFIARSISQAIR
- a CDS encoding alpha/beta fold hydrolase, producing the protein MNQNRIEGFVKSKEWNLQYIAEGQGPDLFVIGSALYYDRSFSQNLRNSCRMIFADHRGYAEGSSSSNKNDFSLDIILEDMERIRKELGLKQMILLGHSGHGYMALEYTKKYPQNVSHLILMCTAPDLSKKSHELIESYFQENASADRKEYFEERMSKLGEAISKDPQNAFKLFNVYAGARSWYDFKYDSSWLWKDIPVNTAFFDHVWGEIFRDIDIKPGLDRIEVPVYLALGKYDYLMPPAHLWESVLPLFKDITLRYFEKSGHTPQLEEPGVFDREILSWLKEKKAF
- a CDS encoding rhodanese-like domain-containing protein — translated: MRTLLILVTGFCLSGILIGKEKTVIKSKNRIPNRLIDYKTFQNTVNSSSEEREAKRLTEEDFLKMIENEDVVLLDARSESRYKLRHIRGAVSLPFTEFTKESLAHVIPNLHSKVLIYCNNNFTGSPQAFAAKAPAASLNLSTFVSLKAYGYQNVYELGPLLDVKTTKIPFEGSEVE
- a CDS encoding crossover junction endodeoxyribonuclease RuvC, whose product is MRIIGIDPGSHRAGYAVLEKASSKIRILTYGTVEVPSGTPSPDNLLILRKGLADILEEYKPSIASVEEMFFAKNKKTASRVFESRGVLLLTLAELNIRILEPTVSQIKKGTTGSGTADKKQIRQALKILLNVDLLKGHDDSWDAVAAAYVGLSMSFSPLLGTRIR
- a CDS encoding YebC/PmpR family DNA-binding transcriptional regulator, encoding MSGHSKWATIKRKKDAIDSKRGAIFTRVGKEITVAAKMGGGDPEGNPRLRLAVLKAKSVNMPKDNIERAIKKGTGDLEGVTYEECLYECFGPGGIAIMVSAVTDKKSRTTPEVKSILTKLGGSLATSGSVSRLFEKKGVIVLESAQIGEDELVDLAVGAGAEDVINEGEVYRVITAPDDYETVLHALNEKGLKAEESEIRYIALVSSEIADKEVAEKIMKLIDQLDGHDDVTSVTSNFELAASLEKEFE